Proteins co-encoded in one Opisthocomus hoazin isolate bOpiHoa1 unplaced genomic scaffold, bOpiHoa1.hap1 HAP1_SCAFFOLD_192, whole genome shotgun sequence genomic window:
- the BCAN gene encoding brevican core protein isoform X5 — protein MASALPLLLLWVFAPAVVPEDFGPADGTEDLKALQVSIPRHPALDAVLAGDVTIPCLITYLGPQPTAGTAGRRAVLGTPRVKWTFISEGREVEILVARGDRVKVSEDYRLRASLPIFHQRYTNASLLLTELRPNDSGIYRCDVQHGIEDGHDILDVKVKGVVFHYREGSMRYAYTFAEAREACARIGARIATPEQLYAAYLGGYEQCDAGWIADQTVRYPIHTPREACYGDMNGFPGVRNYGVVDPEDMYDVYCYAEDLPEEERGAVLGRDPGSTSAETPAGGRDPGHPMEPDGATGTQMFSVAPRAGAEGPTGAPSPAWGAAGDTEPPEGFPRPPSPVVPTFSPERPWDAMGRPAHAASPGTPGHRVTSPTSAASATSTDSREPGGTPQGGHDSGGASTPIPPAEDSELSGDVAESPGASPLPPAPSQPQEEGEEQSGALWLPSPSAPGDGTTGPVAEATAVTPWHADVGGEETASRPPGTDRGMPAAPSEEEEEEEEEEEEEQRAPSVATVEGFLAAVPGEPGGCVPNPCLNGGTCTEDDAHLACLCLPGYGGSSCEQPLEECRPGWESFQGACYKHFSTRRSWEDAETQCRHYGGHLATVLTPEEQDFINDQYREYQWIGLNDRTIEGDFQWSDGSPLLYENWHPGQPDSYFLSGENCVVIVWHDGGQWSDVPCNYHLSYTCKMGLVQCGPPPAISNARAFGKPKQRYEIGSIARYQCRHGFVQRRSPVIRCREDGTWEPPQLACRPGLAQPPDD, from the exons ATGGCCTCAGccctcccgctgctgctgctctgggtgtttgCCCCCGCGGTGGTCCCGGAGGATTTTGGCCCTGCAGATGGCACAG AGGACCTCAAGGCTCTGCAGGTCTCCATCCCACGCCACCCAGCCCTCGACGCCGTGCTGGCGGGCGACGTCACCATCCCCTGCCTCATCACCTACCTCGGTCCCCAGCCCACCGCCGGCACGGCCGGGCGCCGGGCGGTCCTGGGAACCCCCCGGGTCAAGTGGACCTTCATCtctgagggcagggaggtggagaTCTTGGTAGCCCGGGGGGACAGGGTGAAGGTAAGCGAGGACTATCGCCTCCGCGCCTCCCTGCCCATCTTCCACCAGCGCTACACCAACGCCTCGCTGCTGCTCACCGAGCTGCGGCCCAACGACTCGGGGATCTACCGCTGCGACGTGCAGCACGGCATCGAGGACGGCCACGACATCCTCGACGTCAAGGTCAAAG GGGTGGTGTTTCACTACCGGGAGGGCTCCATGCGCTATGCCTACACCTTCGCCGAGGCGCGGGAAGCCTGTGCCAGGATCGGTGCCCGCATTGCCACCCCCGAGCAGCTGTACGCTGCCTACCTCGGCGGCTACGAGCAGTGCGATGCCGGCTGGATCGCCGACCAGACCGTCAG GTACCCCATCCACACGCCCCGCGAGGCCTGTTACGGAGACATGAACGGCTTCCCCGGGGTGAGGAACTACGGGGTGGTGGACCCCGAGGACATGTACGACGTGTACTGCTACGCCGAGGACCTCCCAG AGGAGGAACGGGGAGCGGTGCTGGGCAGGGACCCTGGCAGCACGTCGGCGGAGACCCCGGCCGGAGGGCGAGACCCCGGCCACCCCATGGAGCCAGACGGAGCCACCGGCACGCAGATGTTCTCCGtggccccgcgggcgggcgcagAGGGACCCACCGGTGCCCCGTCCCCGGCGTGGGGTGCAGCAGGTGACACGGAGCCTCCCGAGGGCTTtccccggccgcccagccctGTCGTCCCCACGTTCAGCCCCGAGCGCCCATGGGATGCCATGGGGCGGCCGGCCCACGCCGCCAGCCCTGGGACACCCGGGCACCGGGTGACGTCGCCCACCAGCGCCGCTTCCGCCACCTCGACAGATAGCCGAGAGCCAGGTGGGACCCCCCAAGGCGGCCACGACTCTGGCGGGGCGAGCACCCCCATCCCCCCTGCTGAAGATTCCGAGCTCTCGGGAGACGTGGCCGAAAGCCCCGGGGCGTCCCCGCTGCCCCCTGCACCCTCGCAGCCgcaggaggagggtgaggagcaGTCGGGGGCCCTGTGGCTCCCCTCGCCCTCGGCCCCTGGGGACGGGACCACCGGCCCCGTGGCGGAGGCGACGGCGGTCACGCCGTGGCACGCGGACGTGGGAGGCGAGGAGACTGCGTCGCGACCCCCGGGCACTGACCGCGGGATGCCCGCTGCACCttcggaggaggaggaagaagaggaggaggaggaggaggaagagcaacgCGCTCCCTCCGTTGCAACCGTGGAGGGTTTCCTTGCAGCCGTACCCGGAGAACCAG GTGGCTGCGTCCCCAACCCCTGCCTGAACGGAGGGACCTGCACGGAGGATGATGCCCACCTCGCCTGCCTGTGCCTGCCCGGCTACGGAGGCAGCAGCTGCGAACAAC CGCTGGAGGAGTGCCGCCCCGGCTGGGAGAGCTTCCAGGGAGCCTGCTACAAGCACTTCTCCACTCGGAGGAGCTGGGAGGACGCGGAGACACAGTGCCGGCATTACGGGGGGCACCTGGCCACCGTCCTGACCCCCGAAGAGCAGGACTTCATCAACG ACCAGTACCGAGAGTACCAGTGGATCGGCCTGAACGACCGGACCATCGAGGGGGATTTCCAGTGGTCCGATGGGAGCCCCTTG CTCTACGAGAACTGGCACCCCGGGCAGCCCGACAGCTACTTCCTCTCCGGGGAGAACTGCGTGGTCATCGTGTGGCACGACGGGGGCCAGTGGAGTGACGTGCCCTGCAACTACCACCTCTCCTACACCTGCAAGATGGGACTTG TGCAGTGCGGGCCACCCCCCGCCATCAGCAACGCCCGCGCCTTCGGCAAACCAAAGCAGCGCTACGAGATCGGCTCCATCGCGCGGTACCAGTGCCGCCACGGCTTCGTCCAGCGCCGCTCGCCTGTCATTCGGTGCCGGGAGGATGGGACGTGGGAGCCCCCACAGCTGGCCTGCCGCCCCG GCCTGGCTCAGCCCCCGGATGACTGA